The stretch of DNA CCACCGCACGGGTCACGGAGGCCGCGACCCGGTCGCGGCCTCCGTCCCGCGCGCTCGCGCCGGCCTCGACGAGGAGCACGTCGTGGCCGGCGCGGGCGCACCCCTCGGCGGCGACCGAACCCGTCAGGTCGCCGCCGAGGACGCCGGTCGCGAGCAGGTCGCTCACGCCGCCGCCT from Aeromicrobium erythreum encodes:
- a CDS encoding NAD(P)-binding protein, giving the protein MSDLLATGVLGGDLTGSVAAEGCARAGHDVLLVEAGASARDGGRDRVAASVTRAVEEEADGGTDVRLPGRTRSRRPRRSPSAS